A segment of the Dehalococcoidales bacterium genome:
AGCATACTTTGTTTCCGGGAGGTTAATCCTTACCTCGTCACCGACATCAGCACCGAGAAAGTCGCGGGCACTGCCGTCTTTGAGAGAAACCTCCAGGTAGCCGCTGCTGCCGAAAAGAGTGAGAAGTCCTTCACCTTCGGCGTAGGTATTAACCAGCCCGGAGATAACCCTGCCGCCGACCTCGGTCACCAGAGTACCTGTTGTCGATGGTAGGTCCTGGTACCTGATGCTGGTAATCAGGTTACCGAAGGCATCAATATGCAGGATATTTCCGACCATTGAGCCGTCCGGCTTCCGCCGGGGTCGGGAGAGCGTGAGTGTTTTCAGGGATGTTATCGGCTCCCCGAAATCGCATGGTGGCTGTCCCAGGGAGAGATGTGCCGCCACCGGGGCAAAGATATCCCGCCCGTGGAAGGTGGGGCTGACCGGAGAGCGCCAGAACTGCGGCCTGGTGATGGCGATTGCCTCCAGTTCCGGTCCGAGTTGCCTCTCAGTGAGGCTGCCGGTTTCTGCCGGGTCAGGCCCGGGTGAGGATTGCTCGATGATGTAGCTCAGTACCCCGTTGTCCGGGGCCACAAAACAGGCCGATGACGTTTTCAGGATAACGCTCCTTCGCTCGCTGCCTACGCCGGGGTCGACGACCGCCAGGTGTATTGTCCCCTCGGGGAAGAACCGGTATGCCGTGCTCAGGACAAAGGCTGCCTGGGCGATGTTCCGTGGTTTCACGGTATGGCAGATATCAACCAGCCTGACACCGGGATCGATACCCAGGATGACGCCCTTCATAGCGGCGACATAGGCATCAGACAGTCCAAAGTCAGTGGTCAGGGTTACTACGGCGCTCATGTCATTCAGCGACTAGGCAACCTTGAGAGAAATTATTGAGACGATTACAAAGACGACTGCCAGGCCAACGGTCATCTGAAAAAGTCTCTTCTCCAGGCCCCGTTTGGTCCGATAGACGGAGTCAGCCTGGCCGAAGATACCTCCCAGGCCACCGCCTTTTACCTGCAAGAGGATGACCAGTGCCAGAGATACTGATACTATAATCTGAATCACATTGAAAGCAGTCTGCATTCTGTTATTCTTCCCCCAACTTCTTCTTCAGCAGTTCGGTTGCCAGTTGCGGATTGGCGCGGCCCCGGGTGGCTCTCATTACCTGGCCAACGAGGAACTTGACTGCTGTTTCTTTGCCTGCATTGTAATCGGCTACGGCTTGCTTATTGGCGGCGATTGCCTGGTCGACCGCCTCCTCTATCTTGCTGGTATCGGTTATCTGACTCAATCCCTGCCGGTCAATAATCTCACGGGCCGGTCTGCCGGTCTTGAACATCTCCTCCCAAACCTGCTTGGCGGCGGGACCGGTGACGGTGCCCTTCTGCATGAGGTCAAGCAACTGGCAGAGCTGCTCCGGATTTACTCTGGAGTCACCTATCTCGGTGCTGGTGGCATTGAGCAGCCGGCTGAAATCGCCGAGGAGCCAGTTGCTCACTGCCTTGGTCCTCGCGGGCAGGGCAAGACCGGCGGGTAGTCCGGTTTCCAGGCAAGCCTCGAAGTAATCGGCCATTTCCCTGGAGCTGGTCAGCAGGCTGGCGTCATATCTTGGCAGGGCGTAATCGGTCATGAAGCGGTCGCGTTTGGCTTCGGGTAGCTCCGGCAGCCTCGCCTTTATCTCCTCCACCCAATCGCTACTGAGTGAGAGTGGTGGCAGGTCCGGCTCGGGGAAGTAGCGGTAATCGTCGGCGTACTCCTTGCCGCGCTGCGAGACGGTCTTCCCCTTTTCCTCCACCCAGCCACGCGTCTCCTGGAAGATTTCCTCACCTTGCTCAACGGCCTTCCTCTGCCTCTTTTCCTCATACTCAAGGGCATGGTAGACAGCCCTGAAGCTGTTCATGTTCTTTACCTCGACCTTGGCGGCTAACTCATCACTTCCCTCGGGGCGAATACTGATATTGGCGTCACAGCGGAAACTGCCTTCCTCCATGTTGGCGGTGGATACGCCGAGATACCGGAGGATGCTGCGCAGCTTGATAAGGTACTGCCGGGCCTCTTCCGGGGAGCGCAAGTCCGGTTCACCGACAACCTCCATCAGCGGGGTCCCGGAGCGGTTCACATCCACCAGGCTGTAGGCCTCTTCACCCGGAGCGGAACGGTGTGTCAGCCTGGCGGTATCTTCTTCGAGGTGGACGCGGGTGATGCCCGCCCTCCTGGTCTGACCGTCCACTTCAATAGTCAGCCAGCCGTTGAGCCCGATGGGGTCTTCATACTGCGATATCTGGTATCCCTTCATCAGGTCAGGATAAGGGTAACTCTTACGGTCAAACCTGGTATATTCGGAGATGGTACAATTCAGCGCCAGTGCCGTCATCGCGGTGTACTCCACGGCCTGCTGGTTGATGACGGGAAGGACACCGGGCATGCCGAGGCAGACCGGGCAGACGTGGGTATTGGGGGGTGT
Coding sequences within it:
- a CDS encoding SAM-dependent chlorinase/fluorinase, which encodes MSAVVTLTTDFGLSDAYVAAMKGVILGIDPGVRLVDICHTVKPRNIAQAAFVLSTAYRFFPEGTIHLAVVDPGVGSERRSVILKTSSACFVAPDNGVLSYIIEQSSPGPDPAETGSLTERQLGPELEAIAITRPQFWRSPVSPTFHGRDIFAPVAAHLSLGQPPCDFGEPITSLKTLTLSRPRRKPDGSMVGNILHIDAFGNLITSIRYQDLPSTTGTLVTEVGGRVISGLVNTYAEGEGLLTLFGSSGYLEVSLKDGSARDFLGADVGDEVRINLPETKYA
- the secG gene encoding preprotein translocase subunit SecG; protein product: MQTAFNVIQIIVSVSLALVILLQVKGGGLGGIFGQADSVYRTKRGLEKRLFQMTVGLAVVFVIVSIISLKVA
- the gatB gene encoding Asp-tRNA(Asn)/Glu-tRNA(Gln) amidotransferase subunit GatB; translation: MEFETVIGLEVHVQLQTRSKMFCCCSADYASTPPNTHVCPVCLGMPGVLPVINQQAVEYTAMTALALNCTISEYTRFDRKSYPYPDLMKGYQISQYEDPIGLNGWLTIEVDGQTRRAGITRVHLEEDTARLTHRSAPGEEAYSLVDVNRSGTPLMEVVGEPDLRSPEEARQYLIKLRSILRYLGVSTANMEEGSFRCDANISIRPEGSDELAAKVEVKNMNSFRAVYHALEYEEKRQRKAVEQGEEIFQETRGWVEEKGKTVSQRGKEYADDYRYFPEPDLPPLSLSSDWVEEIKARLPELPEAKRDRFMTDYALPRYDASLLTSSREMADYFEACLETGLPAGLALPARTKAVSNWLLGDFSRLLNATSTEIGDSRVNPEQLCQLLDLMQKGTVTGPAAKQVWEEMFKTGRPAREIIDRQGLSQITDTSKIEEAVDQAIAANKQAVADYNAGKETAVKFLVGQVMRATRGRANPQLATELLKKKLGEE